From Polaribacter haliotis:
AATCTTTAGAAACAAGTGGAAAAAGTTTTCTTAAAGTTTTGAAGAACGAAGAAAAGTGGGATAACAGAACTACATTTTGGCATTCATCTAAAGCAAGACCAGTAAATACAGGTGACACAAAATCATCTGCCATTAGAAAAGGAGATTTTAAATTGATAAATTGGTATAAAGAAGGCAGAACTGAATTGTACAATATTGCACAAGACCCTTCAGAATCTAACGATTTATCAAAAGAAAAACCAGCATTAACTGCAGAATTATTAATAGAATTAAACACTTGGAAATCTAATTTTTAATATGAAAAAATTACTATCTTTTTTATTTATCTTCTCTTTTTTGGTAAACAATGCTCAAAATAATATTGAGAATATAAAGCCAGAACGTATCATTTATAAAAAGGTAGATACCATAAATTTAAAACTACATATTTATAAACCTTTAAATTTTGATAAAACAAAAACATACAATGCTATTGTTTTTTTTCATGGTGGTGGCTGGAATGGAGGAAGTTATAAAGCTTTTAAAAGACAAGCTTCTTATTTAGCTTCAAGAGGAATGATTGCTATTTCTGCTGAATATAGGTTATTTAATATTCACAAAACTTCGCCTTTTATTGCAGTTGAAGATGCAAAATCTGCAATTAGATATGTTAGAAAACATGCAAAAGAGTTAAATATTAATCCTGATAAAATTGCTTCTGGTGGTGGTTCAGCTGGAGGTCATTTAGCAGCTGCTTGTGGAAACATTGATGGATTAGAAGGTAAGCATGAAGATTTAAAAATAAGTTCTAAACCAAATGCACTAGTGCTTTTTAATCCTGTTTACGACAATAGTAAAAGAGGATATGGATTTAGAAAAATGGAAGGTAGATATTTAGAAATTTCACCATTACATAATGTTACAAAAGGAGCCCCACCAACAATTGTTTTTTTCGGAACAAAAGACAAAACAACACCAGTAATATCGTCTAAAGAATACGAACAAAAAATGAAAAATGTTGGTAGTAGAATCGATTTACATTTATACGAAGGCGCAACACATAGTTTCTTTAACAAAGGAGATTATTTTATAGATACACTTATA
This genomic window contains:
- a CDS encoding alpha/beta hydrolase, translated to MKKLLSFLFIFSFLVNNAQNNIENIKPERIIYKKVDTINLKLHIYKPLNFDKTKTYNAIVFFHGGGWNGGSYKAFKRQASYLASRGMIAISAEYRLFNIHKTSPFIAVEDAKSAIRYVRKHAKELNINPDKIASGGGSAGGHLAAACGNIDGLEGKHEDLKISSKPNALVLFNPVYDNSKRGYGFRKMEGRYLEISPLHNVTKGAPPTIVFFGTKDKTTPVISSKEYEQKMKNVGSRIDLHLYEGATHSFFNKGDYFIDTLIKTDVFLESLGYLEGKPTLKK